From a single Glycine soja cultivar W05 chromosome 19, ASM419377v2, whole genome shotgun sequence genomic region:
- the LOC114399379 gene encoding WAT1-related protein At1g09380-like isoform X1, whose protein sequence is MGAGLVAFLLMVLVQLVYAVMNITSKLAIESGMSPLVLVAYRQLFATVSIAPFAYWLEWNTLPRITQRLMIQILFSSLTGVTGNQMLYFVGLKYSSATIACALTNLLPAFTFILAVLFRQENLGIKKRAGLAKVFGTILCVSGALLLSFYHGKTIGLGQSSIHWRYAEKMEGTSSSGKGNMFLGPLVVILSTLVWAAWFIIQKDISKTFPAPYTSTGLMCFMASFQCVIIAVCVDHRASAWSLHNAMRLSSALYAGIFCTGLAYCLMSWTIERKGPLYVSVFTPLQLVLTAILSWALLREKLYVGTAVGSLLIVLGLYSVLWGKSEEVNKGDGIEEDAVKEAVKDSKNDMELQSYVPSNGNNGRVIA, encoded by the exons ATGGGTGCCGGTCTAGTTGCGTTCCTCTTAATGGTTCTTGTGCAATTGGTCTATGCAGTGATGAACATTACTTCAAAGCTTGCAATAGAATCTGGAATGAGCCCTCTTGTCCTTGTTGCTTATCGACAACTCTTTGCTACTGTGTCCATTGCTCCCTTTGCTTATTGGCTCGAgtg GAATACGCTTCCCAGGATTACACAGCGTCTTATGATTCAGATATTATTTTCGTCCCTGACCGG AGTTACAGGAAATCAGATGCTTTATTTTGTGGGGCTGAAATATTCATCCGCTACAATTGCATGTGCACTGACAAATTTGCTCCCAGCTTTCACTTTCATCCTTGCAGTTCTCTTCAG ACAAGAGAATTTGGGAATCAAGAAGAGGGCTGGTCTAGCAAAGGTATTCGGGACAATATTGTGTGTGAGtggagccttgcttttgtcattTTACCATGGAAAAACCATTGGTTTAGGCCAATCAAGTATTCACTGGAGATATGCTGAGAAAATGGAAGGAACTAGCTCTTCTGGCAAAGGAAACATGTTCCTAGGCCCTTTGGTCGTAATTCTTAGCACCCTTGTTTGGGCAGCATGGTTCATAATTCAA AAAGACATAAGCAAGACATTTCCAGCTCCTTACACGAGCACTGGCTTAATGTGTTTCATGGCAAGCTTTCAATGCGTGATCATTGCCGTGTGTGTCGACCACAGGGCCTCAGCTTGGTCACTCCACAATGCTATGAGACTTTCCTCTGCCCTTTATGCG GGAATATTTTGCACTGGATTAGCCTATTGCCTCATGTCGTGGACCATTGAGAGAAAAGGTCCTCTTTATGTCTCTGTATTTACCCCTTTGCAGCTTGTCCTCACTGCCATTTTGAGCTGGGCTTTGCTTCGGGAGAAATTATATGTTGGAAC TGCCGTAGGGTCTCTCTTGATAGTTTTGGGACTCTATTCTGTTCTCTGGGGAAAGAGTGAAGAGGTGAATAAGGGAGACGGTATTGAAGAAGATGCAGTTAAAGAAGCAGTCAAGGATTCGAAGAATGACATGGAATTGCAATCATATGTGCCATCCAATGGTAATAATGGTCGTGTTATTGCATGA
- the LOC114399379 gene encoding WAT1-related protein At1g09380-like isoform X2, which yields MIQILFSSLTGVTGNQMLYFVGLKYSSATIACALTNLLPAFTFILAVLFRQENLGIKKRAGLAKVFGTILCVSGALLLSFYHGKTIGLGQSSIHWRYAEKMEGTSSSGKGNMFLGPLVVILSTLVWAAWFIIQKDISKTFPAPYTSTGLMCFMASFQCVIIAVCVDHRASAWSLHNAMRLSSALYAGIFCTGLAYCLMSWTIERKGPLYVSVFTPLQLVLTAILSWALLREKLYVGTAVGSLLIVLGLYSVLWGKSEEVNKGDGIEEDAVKEAVKDSKNDMELQSYVPSNGNNGRVIA from the exons ATGATTCAGATATTATTTTCGTCCCTGACCGG AGTTACAGGAAATCAGATGCTTTATTTTGTGGGGCTGAAATATTCATCCGCTACAATTGCATGTGCACTGACAAATTTGCTCCCAGCTTTCACTTTCATCCTTGCAGTTCTCTTCAG ACAAGAGAATTTGGGAATCAAGAAGAGGGCTGGTCTAGCAAAGGTATTCGGGACAATATTGTGTGTGAGtggagccttgcttttgtcattTTACCATGGAAAAACCATTGGTTTAGGCCAATCAAGTATTCACTGGAGATATGCTGAGAAAATGGAAGGAACTAGCTCTTCTGGCAAAGGAAACATGTTCCTAGGCCCTTTGGTCGTAATTCTTAGCACCCTTGTTTGGGCAGCATGGTTCATAATTCAA AAAGACATAAGCAAGACATTTCCAGCTCCTTACACGAGCACTGGCTTAATGTGTTTCATGGCAAGCTTTCAATGCGTGATCATTGCCGTGTGTGTCGACCACAGGGCCTCAGCTTGGTCACTCCACAATGCTATGAGACTTTCCTCTGCCCTTTATGCG GGAATATTTTGCACTGGATTAGCCTATTGCCTCATGTCGTGGACCATTGAGAGAAAAGGTCCTCTTTATGTCTCTGTATTTACCCCTTTGCAGCTTGTCCTCACTGCCATTTTGAGCTGGGCTTTGCTTCGGGAGAAATTATATGTTGGAAC TGCCGTAGGGTCTCTCTTGATAGTTTTGGGACTCTATTCTGTTCTCTGGGGAAAGAGTGAAGAGGTGAATAAGGGAGACGGTATTGAAGAAGATGCAGTTAAAGAAGCAGTCAAGGATTCGAAGAATGACATGGAATTGCAATCATATGTGCCATCCAATGGTAATAATGGTCGTGTTATTGCATGA
- the LOC114399238 gene encoding transcription factor bHLH149-like codes for MDSLSLHSNLHSVNNKRRQITHQNSFALTPSWTSLTEQRLYSSKLLHSLRRNSNPTAALEVRASADRVLAATAKGRTRWSRAILSNPICRWKQRHHKKVKKYSANKFMKKTTPEIRRSLPAVQKKARVLGKLIPGCRKVSFPKLLEEAGDYISALEMQVRAMKALADLLATGAPPPAPIGLS; via the coding sequence ATGGACTCTTTGTCTTTGCACTCAAACCTCCATTCCGTTAACAATAAGCGCCGCCAAATCACACACCAAAACTCCTTCGCTCTCACTCCCTCCTGGACTTCCCTAACCGAACAGCGCCTCTACTCCTCCAAGCTCCTCCACTCGCTCCGCCGCAACAGCAACCCTACCGCCGCCCTCGAAGTCCGCGCCTCCGCTGACCGCGTCCTCGCCGCCACTGCCAAAGGCCGAACTCGCTGGAGCCGCGCCATTCTCTCAAATCCGATCTGCCGGTGGAAGCAGAGACACCACAAGAAGGTCAAGAAGTACTCCGCCAACAAATTCATGAAGAAGACGACGCCTGAGATTCGGAGAAGCTTGCCGGCTGTGCAGAAGAAAGCGCGCGTTCTCGGAAAGTTAATTCCTGGTTGCCGGAAGGTGTCGTTCCCGAAGCTTCTAGAAGAAGCCGGTGACTATATTTCGGCGTTGGAGATGCAAGTGCGAGCCATGAAGGCTCTCGCCGACCTCCTCGCCACCGGTGCTCCGCCGCCAGCTCCGATCGGTTTGAGTTGA